A genomic region of Gemmata massiliana contains the following coding sequences:
- a CDS encoding formylglycine-generating enzyme family protein, protein MAATLDADHAKDVLLPLFEHEPEDLRRVVLETIRSWRQACDLLVWLQEVARLPQSSRGLVPSVDQEDARLALHNLATQAAAPAAAGIAALKDYVGRAVSRLPGTAWADPSTGPVYRLLQKRCFPNGKLSSPGFDPAEHDRGPTALTFDIRQYGVELTFTPISPVAPNHSGGVGSLLGSLRTTNRILRVDDNWQKARAEGEVTRPIWADDFGQDQYGPWATIRVKSIVQRLRWIPAGRFRMGSPDSEEGRWDNEGPVHEVVISQGYWLFDTPCTQGLWEAVMSANPSRFKDPRRPVENVSWVDVGAFLKRANEKVAGLELTLPTEAQWEYACRAGTTTSTYTGDVMVVGRFNAPGLDAIAWYGGNSGREYDLEEGEDSSEWPNKQYLDARAGTRVVGSKLANGWGLYDMLGNVLEWCCDGQRPYVFGSVVDPVGSTEVDTDRVVRGSGWRNIAWCVRAAFRWAHAQDFRDDMHGFRCLISGEIEPARAQTAVSVRDRGAEPGPGMEMSGGAVAIMLSEARSDRFALSSALNVRIRSDLDDLILERSIQPRWATAIGRDRLGLWAEFEVRGNEHSVVTQRLRWIPAGRFRMGSPDSEEGRWDDEGPVHEVVISQGYWLFDTPCTQGLWEAVMSANPSRFKDPRRPVENVSWVDVGAFLKRANEKVAGLELTLPTEAQWEYACRAGTTTSTYTGDIEIVGENNAPGLDAIAWYGGNSGREYDLEEGEEMLSWTEKQYLDARAGTRVVGSKLANGWGLYDMLGNVWEWCRDGQRVYTGGSVADPIGPGEAGTDRVIRGGGWDGPARYARAAYRTAYAPSIRDGYLGFRCFSGQ, encoded by the coding sequence GTGGCCGCAACACTCGACGCGGATCACGCGAAAGACGTATTACTCCCACTGTTCGAGCACGAGCCCGAGGATCTGCGCCGCGTCGTTTTGGAGACGATCAGGTCCTGGCGGCAGGCATGTGACTTGCTGGTCTGGCTCCAAGAGGTGGCCCGGCTGCCCCAGAGCTCACGCGGGCTCGTGCCGTCGGTCGACCAAGAAGACGCTCGACTGGCGCTGCACAATCTTGCCACGCAGGCCGCCGCACCAGCGGCTGCCGGGATCGCCGCGCTGAAGGATTACGTCGGCCGCGCAGTGTCTCGACTGCCGGGCACCGCGTGGGCCGACCCGAGCACCGGACCAGTCTACCGGCTGCTGCAAAAGAGGTGCTTTCCCAACGGCAAGTTGAGTTCGCCTGGTTTTGATCCCGCAGAACATGACCGCGGGCCGACCGCTCTCACCTTCGACATTCGTCAGTACGGTGTCGAACTAACATTCACGCCGATCTCACCGGTCGCCCCCAACCACTCTGGAGGGGTTGGCAGTCTGCTTGGCTCACTGCGGACCACAAACCGGATACTCCGCGTAGATGATAATTGGCAGAAAGCGCGTGCCGAAGGCGAAGTCACCCGCCCCATTTGGGCGGATGACTTTGGCCAGGACCAGTACGGTCCGTGGGCGACGATCCGCGTGAAGTCGATTGTGCAGCGTTTGCGTTGGATTCCAGCGGGTCGGTTCCGGATGGGCTCACCGGATTCAGAGGAGGGGCGATGGGACAACGAGGGACCGGTTCACGAGGTGGTGATTAGTCAGGGGTATTGGTTGTTCGACACGCCGTGCACGCAGGGACTGTGGGAGGCGGTGATGAGTGCGAACCCGAGCCGATTCAAAGATCCGCGTCGCCCGGTGGAAAACGTGAGCTGGGTGGACGTGGGGGCGTTCCTGAAGCGTGCGAATGAGAAAGTAGCAGGGCTGGAGCTGACGTTGCCGACGGAGGCGCAGTGGGAATACGCATGCCGTGCAGGGACGACGACATCGACGTACACGGGTGATGTGATGGTCGTCGGGAGATTCAACGCCCCGGGTTTGGATGCGATTGCGTGGTATGGTGGCAACAGCGGTCGGGAGTACGATCTGGAAGAGGGGGAAGATTCGTCTGAGTGGCCCAACAAGCAGTACCTGGATGCGAGGGCAGGCACGCGAGTGGTGGGTTCAAAGTTGGCGAACGGATGGGGCCTGTACGACATGCTGGGGAATGTGCTGGAGTGGTGCTGCGACGGTCAGCGTCCCTACGTCTTCGGGTCAGTGGTGGACCCGGTCGGATCAACGGAAGTTGATACTGACCGGGTCGTTCGGGGGAGCGGCTGGCGTAACATAGCGTGGTGCGTGCGCGCGGCCTTCCGCTGGGCGCACGCGCAAGACTTCCGGGACGATATGCACGGCTTCCGTTGCTTGATTTCAGGAGAGATAGAACCGGCCAGAGCGCAGACGGCAGTGAGTGTTCGGGACCGGGGGGCAGAGCCCGGCCCCGGAATGGAGATGTCCGGTGGAGCGGTCGCGATCATGTTGAGTGAGGCAAGATCCGACAGGTTCGCGCTCTCGTCGGCACTGAATGTGCGCATCCGCAGTGATCTCGACGACCTGATCCTAGAGCGGAGCATACAGCCTCGCTGGGCGACCGCAATCGGCCGAGACAGGTTGGGGCTGTGGGCAGAATTCGAGGTACGTGGTAATGAGCATTCGGTCGTAACACAGCGTTTGCGTTGGATTCCAGCGGGTCGGTTCCGGATGGGCTCACCGGATTCAGAGGAGGGGCGATGGGATGACGAGGGACCGGTTCACGAGGTGGTGATTAGTCAGGGGTATTGGTTGTTCGACACGCCGTGCACGCAGGGATTGTGGGAGGCGGTGATGAGTGCGAACCCGAGCCGATTCAAAGATCCGCGTCGCCCGGTGGAAAACGTGAGCTGGGTGGACGTGGGGGCGTTCCTGAAGCGTGCGAATGAGAAAGTAGCAGGGCTGGAGCTGACGTTGCCGACGGAGGCGCAGTGGGAATACGCATGCCGTGCAGGGACGACGACATCGACGTACACGGGTGACATAGAAATAGTTGGGGAGAACAACGCCCCGGGTTTGGATGCGATTGCGTGGTATGGTGGCAACAGCGGTCGGGAGTACGATCTGGAAGAGGGGGAGGAAATGTTGAGTTGGACGGAGAAGCAGTACCTGGATGCGAGGGCAGGCACGCGAGTGGTGGGTTCAAAGTTGGCGAACGGATGGGGCCTGTACGACATGCTGGGGAACGTGTGGGAGTGGTGCCGCGACGGACAACGCGTTTACACCGGTGGGAGTGTGGCAGACCCGATTGGTCCGGGGGAAGCAGGTACCGATCGTGTCATCCGAGGAGGGGGCTGGGACGGTCCTGCGCGGTACGCGCGGGCGGCCTACCGCACAGCGTACGCGCCTAGTATTCGGGACGGTTACCTCGGCTTCCGCTGCTTCTCAGGACAGTGA
- a CDS encoding formylglycine-generating enzyme family protein, which translates to MRWIPAGHFWMGSPDSEEGRFRDEGPTHKVIISQGFWLFDVPCTQELWEAVMGSNPSRFKGPRRPVERVSWEECQEFAERLNGHVALGSRLPTEAQWEYACRAGTTTSTYTGDVKTVGENNAPGLDAIAWYGGNSGWEYDLEEGEDSSEWPNKQYPHTKAGTRVVGQKRANGWGLYDMLGNVWEWCWDGMRPYTTASVVDPVGPMGISADRVIRGGGWHRDAQDVRAAYHFTYRSDHRAFDLGFRCLSSGK; encoded by the coding sequence ATGCGTTGGATTCCAGCGGGTCACTTTTGGATGGGTTCACCGGACTCAGAAGAAGGACGATTTCGTGATGAAGGTCCGACTCATAAGGTGATAATCAGCCAAGGTTTTTGGCTATTCGACGTACCTTGTACGCAGGAGTTGTGGGAGGCCGTGATGGGCTCGAACCCGAGTCGGTTCAAAGGGCCGCGCCGCCCAGTGGAGCGAGTGAGTTGGGAGGAATGTCAGGAATTCGCGGAGCGTTTGAATGGTCACGTAGCCCTAGGTAGCCGTTTACCGACGGAAGCCCAGTGGGAGTACGCGTGCCGGGCGGGGACGACGACATCGACGTACACGGGTGATGTGAAGACAGTCGGCGAAAACAACGCCCCGGGTTTGGATGCGATTGCGTGGTATGGTGGCAACAGCGGATGGGAGTACGATCTGGAAGAGGGAGAAGATTCGTCTGAGTGGCCCAACAAGCAGTACCCGCACACAAAGGCAGGTACACGAGTGGTGGGCCAGAAGCGGGCGAACGGGTGGGGATTGTACGACATGCTTGGGAACGTGTGGGAATGGTGCTGGGACGGGATGCGCCCCTACACGACCGCGAGTGTGGTGGACCCGGTGGGTCCGATGGGAATTAGTGCTGATCGTGTCATTCGAGGCGGGGGGTGGCATCGCGACGCACAGGATGTGCGTGCAGCCTATCATTTTACCTACAGGTCCGACCACCGAGCCTTCGACCTCGGCTTCCGCTGTTTGAGTTCAGGAAAGTGA